A window of Bacillus sp. DX3.1 genomic DNA:
GGCCCATAATAGCTGCAAATTTACCAAAGATATTGTAAAAACCGAAGAATTCATTAGCAGATTCTTTCGGTACAAGCTTCGCAAAATAAGAGCGGCTTAATGCTTGAATACCGCCTTGGGAAGTTGCGACAAGCATTGCTAAAATCCAAAAATCGAGTGTTGTTTTTAAGAAATAAGCGTATGCACAAATAATGATATAAATCATGATACCGATATATAACATTTTCTTTCCTTTGAATGTTTCAGATAGTTTCCCATACAATAAGGCAAATGGACAAGCAACGATCTGCGTTACAAATAAAATGATAAGTAAGTTTGTCGCGCTTATACCAAGGTCCGTTCCGTAAGCTGTGGACATTGTAATGATTGTATCGACACCATCAATATAGAAGAAGTAAGCAAGGAGAAACAAAAATACAGTTCGGTATTGACGGATGTTCTTAAATGTATGAGCTAAACGCTTAAAGCTCATTTTAATTGGTTTTGGATGACGTTCGATATAATGTGTTTGTTCTACATTTTTGAGCATTGGAATCGTAAATAGTCCCCACCAAAGTGCTGTGATGGCAAATGAAATTTGACTTGCAATGCTGACAGATAATGGGATGATTCCTTTTTGTGCAAGAATAATAAGAGCGATGCAACCGATAAATGGTATCGTACTCCCGATATACCCTAATGCAAAGCCGCGTGTTGAAATACGATCCATTCTGTCTTCTGTTGTAACATCAACTAAAAATGCATCATAGAAAATATTTGCTCCAGCAAACCCAACTAAAGCGAGCATATAGCAGCCTAGCAGTAAGAACCATTGTGAGGTTGGGACAATTGATAACATACTTGTAAATACAATACCAAGTGCAAAAAAGAATGTGAAGAAACGCTTTTTAAATCCTTTATAATCGGCAATTGTACCAAGAATTGGAGCAAGAATAGAAATTAAAAGCGTAGATAATGAGGTGGCATATCCCCAAAATGCTGTTGAATTTGCCCCGGTGATGCCAGCTTCTTTTGCCGCCGCTTTGAAATAGATCGGGAATAGTGCAGTTGTAATGACGAGCGAATATACAGAGTTTGCCCAGTCATACAATATCCAGCTCTTTTCTTGTCTGGACATTTTTTTCATATCATGTTCCTCCTCAAATTTGTTCTAACATTAGTGTACAAAATAAAAATCGTAAAAAGAGAAACAGAGGTAAGTTTTACGTAACTTTTACATATATACACATTTCTTTACAATTGAAGTAAATCCTCTATAACCGTTCCGTCTGTCTCACCGAGATGCAATCCAAGCAATCGTGCAATTGTCGGTCCTTCGTCAATGAGACGCATATAGGGAATAATTACTCCTGGGCGAATGCCTTTCCCAGCAGCCATAAAAATAGTTTCATAGTTTGGCTTTGTCGGAGAATATCCATGCGTACCAAACGTATATTTTTTACTGGAAGTTACATCTTTCTCCGTGATTTCTTTTATAAAATCCCCTGTATAGTTTTCTACAAAGTAATAGCCTTCTCGTGCTTCAAGCATAAAGAGACAACGGCCATCAGCTCCGCGTTCTTTTACCTCTTCATCATGTAGTATAAATTCAATTCCGTTTTGCTTATCTTGGAGAAGTTCTTCAAGAAGCAGTTGCACAGCTTGAATGGTTTCAATATCATTTTTATCTTTTACATACACGTAAGCTGAACCATCACAGCTTTGACAATATGCTTTCCAATCTGTTAATTTGCCTTTTGGATTAACGGAAATCAGTCCTTTTTGATGGAAAAGAACATTTAACTGAATGGCTTTATTTTCGCTTAAAGCACTATGATCACCGAGGGCAATAATTGTACTTTCTTCGTACATATCACTATCTTTCAATGCTTGAATAATCTTTCCTAGCCTTTCATCATGACGATGAATAGCGGCTGTCGTTTCGTCCGAAGAAAATCCATAATAATGCCGCTGTGTATCTAAATCTGTAAAGTGGACAAACATGACGTTAGGTTTTTTAGTTTGAATGGTATGTATAGCAGAAGCGAGAACGAAATCATCAAGCTCAGGCTGTGACAATCCATTTCTAATATGGCCAAAACGACGATTTAAATCTAGTTGATACCATGGACTTCCGCTAAATAATGAAACGAGAACTTGATTTTGCCACGGTCTGTTTGGAAAAATTTCTGGTAAGTTGTAGTCGATTTTGGCTCTACCTGTAACAGGCCATAGAAGTGCAGCGGTTGTTAAATTTGCTTTTCGTGCTTCATCATAGAGCGTTGTTCCTTTAATAGAACGGCGATACCAATGCCAATCAGGGGATTCCCTTCCAGGTTGCAGTAATGTATTACTTACAACACCATGTTTGGCAGGGTAATTACCAGTTACAATGGTGGTATGACTTGGATATGTTACGGAAGGATAAATCCCTTCTACTTTTCGGGCAAGGGCGCCTCGCTCTATTAAAGAACGAAAATGAGGAAGTTTTTGTAGTATAGGAAAATCTAAAGCTGATAAACAGTCAAAAGATAAAATAATTGCATGTTTTGTTAATGGTTTGCCCATAGAATATACCTCCGATTTATATAAATACAAATTAAAAAGCCGACATAAAACCCTTCTTTTTAGGTGGGAGAGAGCATCCGGCCATGTATAGAAGCGGTCAGATCCTTTTCCTGCCCAGACATAGTGAAAACAAAGAGAGAAAACGAGTGCAGGTTACCTTTTGTTATCCATAGCAGCGGCTTATATGTCGAAAAATCAAAATGGATTTATATATATAAAATGTATTAATATATATTACTATTAATACCTGGTTATAAAAACTTATTTTTGTAAAAAGTTTATTGTTTATTTTTTGAATTTTTAAACATATAATAAGTATAAGGAAATGAATGGAAGGAGGGGATATGATGAATGGATTTGAAACATTTTTTATTATTGGTGCTGTAACAATTCTTATTGTGTTTACTGTTTCTTTTTTGTTAAAGAAACAATTTCCACATAGAAGATTTGATATTATATTTGCACTCATTTTAATGCTCCTCTGTTTTGTTTTCTTCCCCGTTACAGTTTTTGCAATTGGTGGCTGGGATGGAATGGGTTATGCGATTGCGTGTTTCTTTGTCTTATTAGGCACAATTATCGGTATGATTGCTCATCAATTTGTAAAACTGTTTCAGAATAAATACGTGTAATTTCAGTATAAAACAGAAAAAAATGAAAAGAATATATAAATGAGGAAATTTTCTATTGTTTTAAAATAAATTTTATATTATGATGTTTAACAAATTTATTTCGTTATAACGATGAAAAAGGATTAGTACATGTCACATCTTTTTGCAGAGAGAGAATCCGTTAGGCTGGGAGATTCTTAAAAGGCGATATGGAACCTACCTTTGCGTTCTGCATTTGCAGCGGGAATTTCCCGTTATCAAGAAGAGAGCATGTACAATTTATTTGTATATGAATCAGGGTGGTAACGCCGGCAAAAGCTCGGTCCCTATTTGGGGACACGGGCTTTTTTTATTTTCTCCCGCTATTCGAGGGCGGTTAGACACCTAGCTTAAAATTCTGAGAAATCAAAAAAAGATAGATGGGGGATAACCGTCTGTAAAAGCCCGGTTGGTTCAATTAATGATTAGTAAGGGATGAAGCCCTCATTAACCAAAGTTTCACTTTATAAAGGAGGAGAATAGATATGGCAAAAGAACAAGTACAAGCGATTAAGAAAATGGAAGAAGATTTTGCACAGTGGTATACCGATATTGTAAAAAAAGCCGAGTTGGTTGATTATTCAAGTGTGAAAGGGTGTATGATTTTACGTCCGTACGGATATGCATTATGGGAAAACATGCAGAAAGTGATAGATGAAAAGTTAAAAGAGTCTGATCATGAAAATGTGTATATGCCAATGTTTATTCCAGAAAGTTTATTGCAAAAAGAGAAAGATCATGTGGAAGGATTTGCACCGGAAGTGGCGTGGGTCACACATGGAGGAGACGAGAAGTTAGCAGAACGCCTTTGTGTTCGTCCAACGTCAGAAACATTATTTTGCGAGCATTTTTCAAAAATTGTACAGTCTTATAATGATTTGCCAAAGTTATATAATCAATGGTGCTCAGTTGTCCGCTGGGAGAAAACGACAAGACCATTTCTTCGTACAACTGAATTTTTATGGCAAGAAGGTCATACGATTCATGAAACAGCAGAAGAGTCCCAGCAAGAAACACTGAATATTTTAAATCTATACGCTTCTTTCTGTGAAGATTATTTAGCGATTCCAGTTATTAAAGGACAAAAAACAGAGAAGGAAAAATTCGCAGGTGCAAAAGCAACGTATACGATTGAAAGTTTAATGCATGATGGAAAAGCGTTGCAAACAGGTACGTCCCATAACTTTGGTACAAATTTCTCTGAAGCATTTGATATTAAATTTTTGGATCGAAATGGAAAGTGGCAATATGCACACCAAACCTCTTGGGGGGTATCGACGAGAATGATTGGCGGACTTATTATGGTTCATGGAGATAATAACGGACTCGTTATGCCACCAAGAGTCGCGCCAGTACAAGTCATTATCGTACCAATTGCGCAGCATAAAGAAGGTGTGTTAGAAAAAGCAGCCGAGCTGAAAGGGCAAATTCAAAAAGTGGCCCGTGTAAAAATCGATGCAAGTAACAAAACACCGGGCTGGAAATTTAATGAGTACGAAATGAAAGGTGTACCAATTCGTTTAGAGGTTGGGCCAAAAGACATTGAAAAAAATCAGGTTGTACTTGTAAGGCGGGATACGAAAGAAAAAGAATTTGTATCAATGGACCAATTAGAAGAACGAATTAAATCGTTACTTGATGAGATTCATCATTCTCTCTTCCAAAAGGCAAAAGTATTTCGTGATGAAAACACATATAGCGTTACTACTTTTGAAGAAATGAAGCAAGCTGCAGAGGAAAAGCAAGGCTTTATAAAAGCAATGTGGTGTGGCGAGCTTGCTTGTGAAGAAAAATTGAAAGAAGAAGCGGGCGTTTCATCGCGTTGTATGCCATTTGAACAAGAACAAGTAGCAGAGCACTGCGTGTGCTGCGGGAAAGAAGCAAAGCATATGGTGTATTGGGGGAAGGCTTATTAAACATTTCATGTACAAGTAGTTAGCTTGTGCGGTTTGAAGATAATGTTTTTTCTTAATAAGCATCGCTTGGATAATATATTGTTTTGGAGCGTTCCCGACATAATTAAATGGATAATAAGTTGTTACAGTTAAAGTTGGTTCGTTTTTTTAAACAATAACAGTACGGTTATTTGCAGTCGTAATCCAAATTTTTTTACTTGATATATATAGGTTTTAAAATGGACTTTCATCTCGATTTTATAAAATTCGAGATGAGGGTCTATTTTACATACTAGTTCAAAAATATTTATCCCACTACTCGCGGGTAGTAATACTCCCACCTCACAGTTCTGCAAGAAGCAAAGAAGTTAGGTGGGGGAGTTTGTTCACAGAAGTTTAATAATTGTATTTAGAAAATGAATGAAGGAGGATATGTTAAGATAAAGTGAAACTTCCATCAGTGGGGGTTTTCTTCATCCCCCACTGATGGTTAGTTGAACGAATCGGGCTTTTACGGGCAGTTATCCCCCACCTATCTTCTTTGATTTCTCCGAATCTTGAGGTGGGGGTCTTACTGCCCGTTAATGCGGGATAAATAGTAAACCGATTTTTACCAAAGGAGGGTTGAAGAATATAACATCGTTTATATTCGGATAAGTATATGAAACAAACAACAAAACAAATCATAGCAGGTACATTTGTAGCAACAGCAGCATCATTTGTTTCCACTCATGCTTTTGCACAGGATGACAATTCAGCGACAGTAAATGCAACAAATCTAAATATACGTCAACAACCTACAACACAAAGTCCAATTGTTGGACATGTAAAGCAAGGCGAAACTGTAAAAGTTTTAGAGAAAGAAAAAGATTGGGCGAAAATTTCTCATGATGGGAAAGAAGGCTATGTTTCACTACAATTTTTAAAACTAGCAGGAGCACAGGCTCCAGTTGAAACGAAACAACAATCAACCATTAATAGCGGAAAAAAAGAAAACGGTATCGTTACAGCGACACGTTTAAATGTTCGAAAAAGTCCTGTTTTAGGAAGTTCAATTCTTGGATATGTTACAAAAGGTGAAAAGGTAACAGTTTTAGGAAAAGCAAATGGGTGGGCAAAAGTTGAATATAAAGGAAAAGAAGGTTATATCTCGTTAGAGTTTGTGAAAATTGGTGAGAATGCGGAAGGATCAAAACCATCGGAATCAAAGCAACAACCAACTATTAATAATGGTGCGCAAGAATCCGGAACAATTAATGCAACAAGTTTACGAGTAAGAAGCGAAGCGAATACAAGCAGTGCGATTCTCGGAAACTTGAAGCAAGGTGAAAAGGTAACAGTTCTAGGAAAAGCAAACGGCTGGGCAAAGATAAGCTATAAAGGAAAAGAAGGTTACATTTCGCTAGAATTTGTGAAGATAGAAGCAGGAAAGCAAGAAGAGAAACCTGGAGAAAATATCATAAACGGTGCGCAAGAAAGCGGAACAATTAATGCAACAAGTTTACGAGTAAGAAGCGAAGCGAATACAAGCAGTGCGATTCTCGGAAACTTAAAACAAGGTGAAAAAGTAACGATTTTAGGAAAAGCAAACGGCTGGGCGAAAGTAAGCTATAAAGGAAAAGAAGGTTACATTTCGCTAGAATTTGTGAAGATAGAAGCAGGAAAGCAAGAAGAGAAACCTGGAGAAAATATCACAAACGGTGCGCAAGAAAGCGGAACAATCAACGCAACAAGCTTACGAGTAAGAAGCGAAGCGAATACAAGC
This region includes:
- a CDS encoding MFS transporter, with translation MKKMSRQEKSWILYDWANSVYSLVITTALFPIYFKAAAKEAGITGANSTAFWGYATSLSTLLISILAPILGTIADYKGFKKRFFTFFFALGIVFTSMLSIVPTSQWFLLLGCYMLALVGFAGANIFYDAFLVDVTTEDRMDRISTRGFALGYIGSTIPFIGCIALIILAQKGIIPLSVSIASQISFAITALWWGLFTIPMLKNVEQTHYIERHPKPIKMSFKRLAHTFKNIRQYRTVFLFLLAYFFYIDGVDTIITMSTAYGTDLGISATNLLIILFVTQIVACPFALLYGKLSETFKGKKMLYIGIMIYIIICAYAYFLKTTLDFWILAMLVATSQGGIQALSRSYFAKLVPKESANEFFGFYNIFGKFAAIMGPVLVGVTTQLTGKTNAGVLSIIILFIIGGFILTRVPEDTASVTPPAPKSETL
- a CDS encoding ectonucleotide pyrophosphatase/phosphodiesterase encodes the protein MGKPLTKHAIILSFDCLSALDFPILQKLPHFRSLIERGALARKVEGIYPSVTYPSHTTIVTGNYPAKHGVVSNTLLQPGRESPDWHWYRRSIKGTTLYDEARKANLTTAALLWPVTGRAKIDYNLPEIFPNRPWQNQVLVSLFSGSPWYQLDLNRRFGHIRNGLSQPELDDFVLASAIHTIQTKKPNVMFVHFTDLDTQRHYYGFSSDETTAAIHRHDERLGKIIQALKDSDMYEESTIIALGDHSALSENKAIQLNVLFHQKGLISVNPKGKLTDWKAYCQSCDGSAYVYVKDKNDIETIQAVQLLLEELLQDKQNGIEFILHDEEVKERGADGRCLFMLEAREGYYFVENYTGDFIKEITEKDVTSSKKYTFGTHGYSPTKPNYETIFMAAGKGIRPGVIIPYMRLIDEGPTIARLLGLHLGETDGTVIEDLLQL
- the proS gene encoding proline--tRNA ligase, with the protein product MAKEQVQAIKKMEEDFAQWYTDIVKKAELVDYSSVKGCMILRPYGYALWENMQKVIDEKLKESDHENVYMPMFIPESLLQKEKDHVEGFAPEVAWVTHGGDEKLAERLCVRPTSETLFCEHFSKIVQSYNDLPKLYNQWCSVVRWEKTTRPFLRTTEFLWQEGHTIHETAEESQQETLNILNLYASFCEDYLAIPVIKGQKTEKEKFAGAKATYTIESLMHDGKALQTGTSHNFGTNFSEAFDIKFLDRNGKWQYAHQTSWGVSTRMIGGLIMVHGDNNGLVMPPRVAPVQVIIVPIAQHKEGVLEKAAELKGQIQKVARVKIDASNKTPGWKFNEYEMKGVPIRLEVGPKDIEKNQVVLVRRDTKEKEFVSMDQLEERIKSLLDEIHHSLFQKAKVFRDENTYSVTTFEEMKQAAEEKQGFIKAMWCGELACEEKLKEEAGVSSRCMPFEQEQVAEHCVCCGKEAKHMVYWGKAY
- a CDS encoding YesK-like family protein, whose product is MNGFETFFIIGAVTILIVFTVSFLLKKQFPHRRFDIIFALILMLLCFVFFPVTVFAIGGWDGMGYAIACFFVLLGTIIGMIAHQFVKLFQNKYV